Proteins co-encoded in one Bemisia tabaci chromosome 9, PGI_BMITA_v3 genomic window:
- the LOC109034801 gene encoding coiled-coil domain-containing protein 97 codes for MECEDPASGSSTVDTSRCSSLADQQKNIIDQVVSSEGVHFKSQQIGDPELQDTEKRKIVEDVLNRSHGLFLSKFGQHLCQEHLEFFSKPNEAEQYEVDFYLRQLRKNLKKKASKMCIKNRRFDALKKMVTEGTYFSEEEMRKRNPLLYEQLVGQYLSEEEKRMREEIDTSNITIVNLLMEQMDREDLEKLKKTQEEDEDCAEEEEDTSDEEEESANKTKPTPSSISKVTPAEKKILWGEMGGVKKEAPIGRANWIKSTCELGAKASSSNEISDEERSLLFDEFRNNMFENFLQGKDSDFDYSKVDCNPELDDIETMNQDAEDKYFDSETPETGSVRNMDVDSEEDEFEKFMSQVRSEERTNHITSGIKHLNSDLGDSL; via the exons ATGGAGTGTGAAGACCCAGCTTCTGGATCATCCACTGTTGACACCAGTCGTTGTTCTTCTCTGGCAGATCAGCAGAAAAACATTATAGATCAGGTTGTTTCAAGTGAAGGAGTCCACTTTAAAAGCCAACAAATCGGGGACCCTGAGCTGCAGGATACTGAAAAGAGGAAGATTGTAGAGGATGTTCTGAACCGAAGCCATGGTCTATTCCTGTCCAAGTTCGGACAACACTTGTGTCAAGAACACCTTGAGTTTTTTAGCAAACCGAATGAAGCGGAACAGTATGAAGTCGATTTCTACCTGAGACAActtagaaaaaatttgaagaagaaagcCTCGAAA ATGTGCATTAAAAATCGTCGATTTGATGCCCTCAAGAAAATGGTCACAGAAGGCACGTACTTTAGTGAGGAAGAAATGCGCAAGAGAAACCCACTCCTCTATGAGCAGCTTGTGGGCCAGTATTTGTCCGAAGAAGAAAAACGAATGCGGGAAGAAATCGACACCAGTAACATAAC TATTGTTAATCTATTGATGGAGCAAATGGATCGGGAAGacttagaaaaactgaaaaaaactcaagaGGAGGATGAAGATTGTGCTGAAGAAGAGGAGGACACGTCTGATGAAGAGGAAGAATCTGCAAACAAGACAAAGCCAACCCCCAGCTCTATTTCAAAGGTCACTCCAGCCGAGAAGAAGATTTTATGGGGCGAAATGGGCGGTGTAAAAAAAGAGGCACCAATCGGAAGAGCTAATTGGATCAAAAGTACCTGCGAGCTAGGCGCTAAGGCCTCCTCGTCCAACGAAATCTCAGATGAAGAGAGATCTCTTCTCTTTGACGAGTTTCGCAATaacatgtttgaaaattttcttcaaggaaaGGACTCCGACTTTGATTACAG TAAAGTTGATTGCAATCCTGAACTCGATGATATTGAAACAATGAATCAGGATGCTGAGGACAAGTATTTCGACTCTGAAACTCCAGAGACCGGCTCCGTGCGCAACATGGATGTAGACTCTGAAGAAGATGAATTTGAGAAATTTATGTCTCAAGTCAGGTCAGAAGAAAGAACCAACCATATTACAAGTGGAATCAAGCACTTAAACAGTGATCTAGGTGACAGTTTATGA
- the LOC109034805 gene encoding protein broad-minded, which translates to MAVSLVLRYGEKNNLLNENKDNKENYVQFLSRCETYFTPPPENSVQFDWFSATVFLICSGNIDRSLQILSLLSAFPSTVYSWLQLAGKRGQSWSMFGQLIEWLLSAELPKIYFLFQTKGVSWWLVYQSWMRQCFLNQLQWNEILQWILLIVLYPVDYQIYYSISVLKCSQESLLLSDQNDNFFDALMGVMHNYHLGDQARYLNHLHKKYSTFLSQNLQFTADYI; encoded by the exons ATGGCTGTATCTCTAGTTTTAAG GTACGGAGAGAAGAATAACTTGCTGAACGAAAACAAGGATAATAAGGAGAACTATGTTCAATTTCTAAGTCGTTGCGAAACGTATTTTACACCTCCCCCCGAAAATTCCGTTCAATTTGACTGGTTCTCAGCGactgtttttttaatttgctcAGGAAACATAGATCG GAGTTTACAGATTCTATCATTATTATCAGCTTTTCCATCTACTGTGTACTCTTGGCTACAACTGGCTGGGAAAAGAGGCCAATCGTGGAGCATGTTTGGTCAACTGATCGAGTGGTTGTTGTCTGCTGAGCTACCTAAAATATACTTCCTCTTCCAG ACAAAGGGAGTTTCTTGGTGGTTGGTTTACCAGTCTTGGATGAGGCAGTGTTTCTTAAATCAGCTGCAATGGAACGAGATACTCCAATGGATTCTCCTCATAGTTCTTTATCCTGTTGACTATCAGATTTATTATTCAATCAGTGTTTTGAAATGCTCCCAAGAATCACTGCTCCTGTCTGATCAAAATGACAATTTCTTTGATGCTTTGATG ggTGTGATGCACAATTATCATTTGGGAGATCAAGCCAGATATCTAAATCATCTCCATAAAAAATATTCCACATTTTTATCACAAAATCTTCAGTTTACGGCTGACTATATATAG